In Triticum urartu cultivar G1812 unplaced genomic scaffold, Tu2.1 TuUngrouped_contig_5, whole genome shotgun sequence, one genomic interval encodes:
- the LOC125528622 gene encoding late embryogenesis abundant protein D-34-like, translated as MSIARFSCTTHLATLHTLGATRQITRRLLAKMSQGQQRRPSSDQAQAGGGGQGQGQGGGAVRYGDVFPAVTGGLAQKPVAPQDAATMQSAENLVFGETIKGGPAATMQSAAMRNERMGVVGHDQATDATAEQGVSVSETRVPGGRIVTEFVAGQAVGQYLAPDDAADAGEAGGDDTKITIGEALEAAGYAAGSRPVERSDAAAIQAAEVRATGLDVNIPGGLAAQAQSAADANVWAARDEEKAKLGDVLSNATAKLVADKEVEAADAARVASAETRNKDDKTVRPGGIAASVAAAARLNKQGA; from the exons ATGTCGATCGCAAGATTCAGCTGTACTACTCACCTAGCCACCCTACACACGCTCGGGGCAACGCGGCAGATAACCAGACGCCTTCTCGCCAAGATGAGCCAGGGGCAGCAGAGGAGGCCGTCGTCCGACCAAGCccaggcgggcggcggcgggcaggGCCAGGGACAGGGAGGAGGCGCCGTCCGCTACGGCGACGTGTTCCCGGCCGTGACCGGCGGCCTCGCGCAGAAGCCCGTGGCGCCGCAGGACGCGGCCACGATGCAGTCAGCCGAGAACCTCGTGTTCGGGGAGACGATAAAGGGCGGCCCGGCGGCCACCATGCAGTCCGCGGCCATGCGCAACGAGCGCATGGGCGTGGTCGGCCACGACCAGGCCACGGACGCCACCGCCGAGCAGGGCGTCTCCGTCTCCGAGACCCGCGTCCCCGGCGGGCGCATCGTCACCGAGTTCGTCGCCGGACAGGCCGTGGGCCAGTACCTCGCGCCTGATGATGCCGCCGATGCAGGTGAAGCCGGTGGCGACGACACGAAGATAACTATTGGCGAGGCGCTGGAGGCGGCAGGTTACGCGGCGGGAAGCAGGCCGGTGGAGCGCAGCGACGCAGCGGCCATCCAGGCGGCCGAAGTGCGAGCCACCGGGCTGGACGTCAATATCCCTGGTGGCCTGGCCGCGCAGGCGCAGTCGGCCGCCGACGCCAACGTCTGGGCCGCGCGAGACGAGGAGAAGGCCAAGCTCGGCGACGTGCTCTCG AATGCAACGGCGAAGCTGGTTGCGGACAAGGAGGTGGAGGCCGCCGACGCGGCGAGGGTGGCCTCGGCGGAGACCCGAAACAAGGACGACAAGACGGTGAGGCCGGGAGGGATAGCAGCGTCCGTGGCTGCGGCGGCGCGGCTCAACAAGCAGGGCGCATAG